A stretch of Bacillota bacterium DNA encodes these proteins:
- the rsmA gene encoding 16S rRNA (adenine(1518)-N(6)/adenine(1519)-N(6))-dimethyltransferase RsmA — MFQATSPAALRALLKRYRLGPKKRLGQHFLWQPGLVEKIADAAGLERGDVVVEIGPGLGILTAACARRAGLVIGVEIDLALFPLLEETLREYGNVRLVPGDARRVDFDELVAHYAPDFSGSYKVVGNLPYYLASLLIQRLLKGGFRTGLLVFMVQHEVAERLTARPGGKEYGALSVAVQYHTEPELLFTVSPRAFFPPPEVASAVVRLRRRREPAVEVRDEEFFFQVVRAAFRYRRKTVRNALLEAGLLRPGLEAERVFNEIRIAPERRGETLSLDEFAALANALLLMQERKVQDAVH, encoded by the coding sequence ATGTTTCAGGCAACCTCGCCAGCCGCCCTGCGGGCGCTGCTGAAGCGCTATCGCTTGGGGCCCAAAAAAAGGCTTGGCCAGCATTTTCTCTGGCAGCCGGGGCTTGTCGAGAAGATTGCCGATGCCGCCGGACTTGAACGCGGGGACGTGGTTGTGGAAATAGGCCCCGGTTTGGGAATCCTCACGGCGGCATGCGCCCGGCGGGCAGGGCTGGTGATCGGGGTGGAAATCGATCTGGCTTTGTTTCCTCTCCTGGAGGAAACCCTCAGGGAATACGGAAATGTGCGCCTGGTTCCAGGAGATGCCCGCAGGGTCGACTTTGATGAACTGGTGGCGCATTATGCACCTGATTTCTCAGGGTCTTACAAGGTAGTGGGAAACCTCCCTTACTATTTAGCGAGCTTGCTTATCCAGCGCCTGCTCAAAGGGGGGTTCCGAACGGGGCTCCTTGTTTTTATGGTCCAGCACGAGGTGGCGGAGCGCCTCACCGCGAGGCCGGGAGGGAAGGAGTACGGGGCCCTTTCTGTGGCGGTGCAGTATCATACGGAGCCGGAGCTTTTATTCACCGTTTCGCCCCGCGCCTTTTTCCCGCCCCCCGAGGTGGCTTCGGCGGTCGTCAGGCTGCGGCGCCGCCGGGAGCCGGCGGTGGAGGTGAGGGACGAGGAGTTCTTCTTTCAGGTTGTCAGGGCCGCTTTCCGCTACCGCCGGAAAACCGTCAGGAACGCTTTGCTGGAGGCTGGGCTTCTGAGGCCGGGTCTGGAGGCAGAGAGGGTTTTCAACGAGATCCGGATTGCTCCCGAGCGCCGGGGGGAAACCCTTTCCCTGGATGAATTTGCAGCTCTGGCCAATGCTCTGCTCCTGATGCAGGAAAGGAAGGTTCAAGATGCGGTTCATTAG